From Pseudomonas hefeiensis, one genomic window encodes:
- a CDS encoding NAD(P)/FAD-dependent oxidoreductase → MPVIETERRQVVVIGAGPSGAIAAALLKRKGHDVLVIERQHFPRFSIGESLLSHCLDFVEEAGMLDAVNAAGFQRKNGAAFAWGERYSAFDFGDTFSKGKPTTFQVQRADFDKLLADQAALQGVEIRYGQAITRADFTLARPQLGVQREDGSEYRVEADFVLDASGYGRVLPRLLDLEAPSNFPLRQAVFTHIEDCIDTPTFDREKILITTHPTQRDVWFWTIPFSGGRCSVGVVAAAEHFAGRTDDLDACLRGFINETPSLAGVLTNAVWDTPARTIGGYSANVKTLHGPGFALLGNAAEFLDPVFSSGVTIAMRSASMAAGVLHRQLQGERVDWQSEFAEPLKRGVDTFRCYVEGWYAGTFQDVIFYTDGSPDIRRMISAILAGYAWDERNPFVSEPKRRLRMLSEICASTAP, encoded by the coding sequence ATGCCTGTTATTGAAACGGAACGTCGCCAGGTCGTCGTCATCGGCGCAGGCCCCTCCGGCGCCATCGCCGCCGCGCTGCTCAAGCGTAAGGGCCACGATGTGCTGGTCATTGAGCGCCAGCACTTCCCACGGTTTTCCATCGGCGAAAGCCTGTTGTCCCATTGCCTGGACTTCGTCGAAGAGGCCGGCATGCTCGACGCCGTGAATGCCGCCGGGTTTCAGCGCAAGAACGGCGCGGCGTTCGCCTGGGGCGAGCGCTACAGCGCCTTCGATTTCGGCGACACCTTCAGCAAAGGCAAGCCCACCACCTTCCAGGTGCAGCGCGCCGACTTCGACAAACTGCTGGCCGATCAGGCGGCGCTGCAAGGTGTCGAGATCCGTTATGGGCAGGCCATCACCCGTGCCGACTTCACACTTGCCCGTCCACAACTGGGCGTGCAGCGCGAAGACGGCAGCGAGTACCGTGTCGAGGCCGATTTCGTCCTCGACGCCAGCGGCTATGGCCGGGTCTTGCCACGCCTGCTGGACCTTGAGGCACCCTCGAACTTCCCGCTACGCCAGGCGGTGTTCACCCACATCGAAGATTGCATCGATACCCCCACCTTCGACCGCGAAAAAATCCTCATCACCACTCATCCGACCCAGCGCGATGTGTGGTTCTGGACCATTCCATTCAGCGGCGGGCGCTGTTCCGTCGGTGTGGTGGCGGCGGCAGAGCATTTCGCCGGTCGCACTGACGATCTTGACGCTTGCCTGCGCGGCTTCATCAACGAAACGCCAAGCCTGGCCGGCGTGCTCACCAACGCGGTATGGGACACCCCGGCGCGGACCATTGGCGGCTACTCGGCCAACGTCAAAACGCTGCATGGCCCTGGGTTCGCACTGCTGGGCAACGCTGCGGAATTCCTCGACCCGGTGTTCTCTTCCGGCGTAACCATCGCCATGCGCTCGGCCAGCATGGCTGCCGGCGTGCTGCATCGTCAGTTGCAAGGTGAACGCGTGGACTGGCAAAGCGAATTCGCCGAGCCACTCAAACGTGGTGTCGATACCTTCCGCTGCTACGTCGAGGGCTGGTACGCCGGCACCTTCCAGGACGTGATTTTCTACACCGACGGCTCGCCAGACATTCGCCGCATGATCAGTGCGATCCTGGCCGGGTACGCCTGGGATGAGCGCAATCCGTTCGTCAGCGAACCCAAAAGACGCCTGCGCATGCTCTCGGAAATCTGTGCGAGCACGGCGCCATGA
- a CDS encoding MMPL family transporter — MTLPSERSLPRLFLILLLAVLALAGWQWRNGAPLSANLMELVPGTAPDALELIAEQRMQEPLNREVLLLVGHTDRQHAIALAQTLGEQWLASGLFDKVQWTLQADLPALRTQLLKGRLAMLSAADRQQLIDQPQAFIQQRVQALFDPFSGFSLVPSQDDWLGLTGRIQSSQPQRGAIQLDVSSGALIAEADGKNWVLLRARTHGNAFDMNLPLQVADLLQRSREQTEQAHGHLLAASGLLYAASAQQQASREITWVGGGATLGILLLLLLAFGRLRAWLAFVPVLVGILFGAVACVALFGRMHVMTLVLGASLIGVAVDYPLHYLSKSWSLTPWRSWSALRLTLPGLSLSLATTCIGYLALAWTPFPALTQIAIFSAAGLIGAYLTAVCLLPALLKGVDLRPAQWPLRLCEHLLRAREALLARVRTPVLLGLLLIFCAGGLWQLTMKNDMRQWIGTPERLADEAQAIARITGFQPTSQFFLIRANDQQHLLERQTVLNERLEQLIGLEKLEGYLSLNQLVSPPAEQQKVREALTRLPAFWQPLLDLGVPVAALQAELAQLQALPVTDIDTALTGPLAEPYRTLWLGPTTDGVAAVVSLQGLNDAALLRVQTLDLPGVQLVDRLGDLNRVFAATQVSAAELKLASCVLILLLLIWPFGVGGALRIVALPLLAALCSLASLGWLGQPLTLFSLFGLLLVTAIGVDYAILMREQIGGAAVSLLGTLLAAVTTWLSFGLLAVSSTPAVSNFGLAVSLGLAFSFMLAPWVGRQEHRAPVQGPVPR; from the coding sequence ATGACTTTGCCGAGTGAACGCAGTCTGCCGCGACTGTTCCTGATCCTGTTGCTGGCAGTGCTGGCGCTGGCCGGTTGGCAGTGGCGCAATGGCGCGCCCCTGTCGGCCAACCTCATGGAACTGGTGCCGGGCACCGCTCCTGATGCGCTTGAGCTCATCGCCGAACAACGCATGCAAGAACCCCTCAACCGCGAGGTGCTGCTACTGGTCGGGCACACCGACCGCCAGCACGCCATCGCCCTGGCGCAAACCCTTGGTGAGCAGTGGCTGGCCAGTGGTTTGTTCGACAAGGTCCAGTGGACGTTGCAGGCCGACCTGCCGGCCTTGCGCACGCAATTGCTCAAGGGCCGGCTGGCAATGCTCTCGGCAGCGGACCGGCAACAACTGATCGATCAGCCCCAGGCCTTCATCCAGCAACGGGTACAGGCGCTCTTCGACCCGTTCAGCGGCTTCAGCCTGGTGCCGAGCCAGGACGACTGGCTGGGCCTGACCGGGCGCATCCAGAGCAGCCAGCCGCAACGCGGTGCGATACAACTGGACGTGAGCAGCGGCGCGCTGATCGCTGAAGCCGACGGCAAAAACTGGGTGCTGCTACGAGCCCGCACCCATGGCAACGCCTTCGACATGAACCTGCCGCTGCAAGTGGCCGATCTGCTGCAACGCAGCCGTGAGCAGACGGAACAGGCACACGGGCATCTGCTGGCGGCCAGTGGGCTGCTGTACGCCGCCAGCGCTCAACAACAGGCTTCGCGGGAAATCACCTGGGTGGGCGGTGGGGCGACGCTCGGCATTTTGCTGTTGCTGTTGCTGGCCTTCGGACGCTTGCGGGCGTGGCTGGCGTTCGTGCCAGTGCTGGTGGGTATCCTGTTCGGCGCGGTGGCCTGCGTGGCACTGTTCGGACGCATGCATGTCATGACGTTGGTGCTGGGGGCCAGCCTGATTGGCGTGGCGGTGGATTACCCGCTGCACTACCTGTCCAAAAGCTGGAGCCTCACACCGTGGCGCAGTTGGTCGGCTCTGCGCCTGACCCTGCCGGGGCTGAGCCTGAGCCTGGCGACCACCTGCATCGGCTACCTGGCTCTGGCCTGGACGCCTTTCCCGGCCCTGACCCAGATCGCGATATTTTCCGCCGCCGGTTTGATCGGCGCTTACCTGACAGCGGTTTGCCTCTTGCCGGCGCTGCTCAAGGGCGTGGACTTACGCCCGGCCCAGTGGCCGCTGCGGCTGTGCGAACACCTGCTCAGGGCGCGCGAAGCATTGCTGGCCCGGGTGCGTACACCGGTCTTGTTGGGGCTCTTGCTGATCTTCTGCGCCGGCGGCCTCTGGCAACTGACCATGAAAAACGACATGCGCCAGTGGATCGGTACGCCTGAGCGGTTGGCCGACGAAGCCCAGGCCATCGCCCGGATCACCGGTTTCCAACCCACCAGCCAGTTCTTCCTGATCCGCGCCAATGACCAGCAACACCTGCTGGAACGTCAGACGGTGCTCAACGAGCGGCTGGAGCAGTTGATTGGCCTGGAGAAGCTTGAGGGCTACCTGTCGCTGAACCAACTGGTCAGCCCGCCCGCCGAACAACAGAAAGTGCGCGAGGCCCTGACCCGGCTGCCGGCGTTCTGGCAACCGCTGCTGGACCTGGGTGTGCCGGTCGCCGCACTGCAAGCCGAACTGGCGCAATTGCAGGCCTTGCCGGTGACAGACATCGATACCGCGCTGACCGGTCCCCTGGCCGAACCGTACCGCACACTCTGGCTCGGTCCGACGACGGATGGCGTGGCGGCGGTGGTCAGCCTGCAAGGCTTGAATGATGCAGCGCTGCTCAGAGTACAGACGCTGGATCTGCCTGGCGTACAACTGGTTGATCGCCTGGGGGACTTGAACCGGGTCTTTGCCGCCACGCAGGTCAGCGCCGCCGAGTTGAAACTGGCCTCCTGCGTGCTCATCCTGCTGTTATTGATCTGGCCCTTCGGTGTCGGCGGCGCCCTTCGCATCGTCGCCCTGCCGTTGTTGGCCGCGCTGTGCAGCCTGGCGAGCCTCGGCTGGCTGGGCCAGCCACTGACGCTGTTCAGCCTGTTCGGCCTGTTGCTGGTCACCGCCATCGGCGTCGATTACGCGATCCTGATGCGTGAACAGATTGGCGGCGCGGCGGTGAGCCTGCTGGGCACCCTGCTGGCGGCAGTCACCACCTGGCTGTCGTTCGGGCTGCTGGCGGTTTCCAGCACGCCGGCGGTGAGTAACTTCGGCCTGGCGGTCAGCCTGGGGCTGGCGTTCAGTTTCATGCTGGCGCCGTGGGTCGGACGTCAAGAACACCGCGCGCCTGTACAAGGGCCAGTCCCACGATGA
- a CDS encoding outer membrane lipoprotein carrier protein LolA, with product MKRLFIWLLLWGLSPFVQAFDLQQLSEQLARPDVIHGQFIQEKHLRALPQPLTSKGRFVLAKNHGLLWLLQTPLQQDYRITPQGIARRDGDTWQTLPNKSAGAEQNRLFLAVLQGDSSGLQRDFDLSLSGQPQQWKLTLTPRSVLLKQIFDQINIDGGELVQRIELLETQGDRTVLRMQDSTSAKALSKAEQHDFAE from the coding sequence GTGAAGCGCCTGTTCATCTGGCTGCTGCTGTGGGGCCTGTCGCCCTTTGTCCAGGCGTTCGACTTGCAACAGTTGAGCGAACAACTGGCCCGCCCGGACGTGATCCACGGCCAGTTCATCCAGGAAAAACACTTGCGCGCCCTGCCCCAGCCCCTCACCAGCAAGGGCCGTTTCGTGCTGGCGAAGAACCACGGCCTGCTGTGGCTGCTGCAAACCCCGCTGCAACAGGATTACCGCATCACCCCCCAGGGAATCGCCCGGCGCGATGGCGACACTTGGCAGACACTGCCAAACAAGAGTGCCGGCGCCGAGCAGAATCGTTTGTTCCTTGCGGTGCTACAGGGCGACAGCAGTGGCCTGCAACGGGACTTCGACCTCAGTCTGTCGGGCCAACCGCAGCAGTGGAAGCTGACCCTGACCCCGCGCTCGGTGCTGCTCAAACAAATCTTCGACCAGATCAACATCGATGGCGGCGAACTGGTGCAGCGTATCGAACTGCTGGAAACCCAGGGTGACCGTACCGTGCTGCGCATGCAGGACAGCACCAGCGCGAAGGCCTTGAGCAAAGCGGAGCAACATGACTTTGCCGAGTGA
- a CDS encoding acyl-CoA thioesterase produces the protein MRSQGVLHVETQIVVPFFDVDSMNVVWHGHYVKYLEVARCALLDLIGHNYNDMLASGHAWPVIDLQLRYVRSAVFGQTLTVRASLVEWENRLKINYLISDAATGERLTRASSVQVAVDVASREMLLASPRVFVQAVERKLP, from the coding sequence ATGCGTAGCCAGGGGGTATTACACGTTGAAACGCAGATCGTGGTGCCGTTTTTCGATGTCGATTCGATGAACGTGGTCTGGCACGGTCACTACGTCAAGTACCTGGAAGTGGCCCGCTGCGCCTTGCTCGACCTGATCGGCCATAACTACAACGACATGCTCGCCTCCGGCCATGCGTGGCCGGTGATCGACCTGCAACTGCGCTACGTGCGCAGCGCCGTGTTCGGTCAGACACTGACTGTGCGCGCCAGCCTGGTGGAATGGGAAAACCGTTTGAAGATCAATTACCTGATCAGCGACGCCGCCACCGGCGAACGCCTGACCCGCGCCAGCTCGGTGCAAGTGGCGGTGGACGTCGCCAGTCGCGAGATGCTGCTGGCCTCGCCGCGGGTCTTTGTCCAAGCCGTCGAAAGGAAACTACCGTGA
- a CDS encoding HAL/PAL/TAL family ammonia-lyase, with product MTMPTLEPVTFGERPLRIEDVLALANRQAQTRLQDDPAFRQRIAKGAQFLDSLLTKEGVIYGVTTGYGDSCVVAVPLHHVEALPRHLYTFHGCGLGKLLDPQATRAVLAARLQSLCHGVSGVRVELLERLQAFLEHDILPLIPEEGSVGASGDLTPLSYVAATLSGEREVMFRGERRLAADVHRELGWTALVLRPKEALALMNGTAVMTGLACLAFARADYLLQLATRITALNVVALQGNPEHFDERLFAAKPHPGQMQVAAWLRKDLAIDAPTAPLHRLQDRYSLRCAPHVLGVLADSLNWLRSFIEIELNSANDNPIIDAEAERVLHGGHFYGGHIAFAMDSLKNLVANVADLLDRQLALLVDERYNHGLPSNLSGASAERAMLNHGFKAVQIGTSAWTAEALKNTMPASVFSRSTECHNQDKVSMGTIAARDAIRVLELTEQVAAATLLAANQGVWLRSRAEDARPLPPALADMHKQLAVDFPPVIEDRALEGELRLCLQRIAEQHWRLHA from the coding sequence ATGACGATGCCCACTCTTGAGCCGGTAACCTTCGGCGAACGCCCCTTGCGCATCGAAGACGTGCTGGCCCTGGCCAACCGTCAGGCGCAGACGCGGTTGCAGGATGACCCGGCATTCCGCCAGCGCATCGCCAAGGGTGCGCAATTCCTCGACTCGTTGCTGACCAAGGAAGGCGTGATCTACGGCGTGACCACCGGCTATGGCGACTCCTGCGTGGTGGCCGTGCCGTTGCATCACGTCGAGGCCCTGCCACGTCACTTGTATACGTTCCACGGTTGCGGCCTGGGCAAACTGCTGGACCCGCAGGCCACCCGCGCCGTGCTGGCCGCGCGTTTGCAGTCACTGTGCCACGGCGTGTCCGGGGTGCGCGTGGAACTGCTGGAGCGGCTCCAGGCTTTTCTCGAACATGACATCCTGCCGTTGATTCCGGAAGAAGGCTCGGTGGGCGCCAGCGGGGACCTGACGCCACTGTCCTACGTCGCCGCCACACTGTCCGGCGAACGGGAAGTCATGTTCCGTGGCGAGCGTCGGCTGGCCGCCGATGTGCATCGCGAGCTGGGCTGGACGGCGCTGGTGCTGCGCCCCAAGGAAGCCCTCGCGCTGATGAACGGCACCGCCGTGATGACCGGCCTGGCCTGCCTGGCCTTCGCCCGGGCCGACTATCTGTTGCAACTGGCGACCCGCATCACCGCGCTGAACGTGGTCGCGCTGCAAGGCAACCCGGAACACTTCGACGAGCGCCTGTTCGCCGCCAAGCCGCATCCGGGGCAGATGCAAGTGGCCGCGTGGCTGCGCAAGGACCTGGCGATCGACGCCCCGACCGCACCGCTGCATCGCCTGCAGGATCGCTACTCGCTGCGCTGCGCCCCCCACGTGCTCGGCGTGCTGGCCGACAGCCTGAACTGGTTGCGCTCGTTCATCGAAATCGAGCTCAACAGCGCCAACGACAACCCGATCATCGACGCCGAAGCCGAGCGCGTACTGCACGGCGGCCATTTCTACGGCGGGCATATCGCCTTTGCCATGGACAGCCTCAAGAACCTGGTGGCCAACGTCGCCGATCTGCTGGACCGCCAGCTCGCGCTATTGGTGGACGAACGCTACAACCACGGCCTGCCGAGCAACCTGTCCGGCGCCAGCGCCGAGCGAGCGATGCTCAACCATGGCTTCAAGGCGGTGCAGATCGGCACCAGCGCCTGGACCGCCGAAGCCTTGAAAAACACCATGCCGGCCAGCGTGTTCTCGCGCTCCACCGAATGCCACAACCAGGACAAAGTGAGCATGGGCACCATCGCTGCCCGGGATGCGATCCGCGTGCTGGAACTGACCGAACAAGTCGCCGCCGCGACACTGCTGGCCGCCAACCAGGGCGTGTGGCTGCGCAGCCGTGCCGAAGATGCCCGACCGCTGCCGCCAGCCCTGGCCGACATGCACAAACAACTGGCCGTGGATTTCCCGCCGGTCATCGAAGACCGCGCTCTGGAAGGCGAATTGCGCCTGTGCTTGCAACGCATCGCCGAGCAACACTGGAGGCTGCATGCGTAG
- a CDS encoding glycosyl transferase, giving the protein MSLETDKQHWADRQERGSFWLMKLTAFAAKVLGRRLLSPLLYGIVLYFFIFGRSARQAAWQYQQRLADWSGRTELRPSHWRVFGQFMAFADSLLDKLDVWNGKLSLEQIEIVDPALLRNHLRDSRGQMLVGAHLGNLEMCRALAELGEKVTMNVLVHTKHAEQFNRLLGEAGATHLRLIQVSELDPVIMLQLSERLERGEWLAIAGDRIPLHGGRSVTVDFMGRPAAFPQGPWLLAGLLKCPINLLMCLKHEGRYRVTLEPFAEAVVWKRSDREQVIAHWAGLYAQRLAHYCLQAPQQWFNFYPFWKTDDDAHS; this is encoded by the coding sequence ATGAGCCTTGAGACAGACAAGCAGCACTGGGCCGACCGCCAGGAGCGCGGCAGTTTCTGGCTGATGAAGCTCACCGCGTTCGCCGCCAAGGTGTTGGGCCGTCGCTTACTAAGCCCGTTGCTGTACGGCATCGTCCTGTACTTCTTCATTTTCGGCCGCAGCGCCCGGCAGGCAGCCTGGCAATATCAACAGCGCCTGGCCGACTGGAGCGGCCGCACCGAGCTGCGCCCAAGCCATTGGCGGGTGTTCGGGCAGTTCATGGCGTTTGCCGACTCCCTGTTGGACAAGCTCGACGTCTGGAACGGCAAGCTGAGCCTGGAACAGATCGAAATCGTCGATCCGGCATTGCTGCGCAATCATCTGCGCGACAGCCGTGGGCAGATGCTGGTAGGCGCGCACCTGGGCAACCTGGAAATGTGCCGGGCCCTGGCCGAGCTGGGTGAGAAAGTGACCATGAACGTGCTGGTGCACACCAAGCACGCCGAACAGTTCAATCGTTTGCTGGGGGAGGCCGGCGCCACGCATCTGCGACTGATCCAGGTCAGCGAGCTGGACCCGGTGATCATGCTGCAACTGAGCGAACGCCTGGAGCGCGGCGAGTGGCTGGCGATAGCCGGCGACCGCATACCGCTGCACGGCGGACGTAGCGTGACCGTGGACTTCATGGGTCGCCCGGCGGCTTTCCCCCAAGGGCCCTGGCTGCTGGCCGGGCTGTTGAAATGCCCGATCAACCTGCTGATGTGCCTCAAGCACGAGGGACGCTATCGAGTCACCCTCGAACCCTTCGCCGAGGCCGTGGTGTGGAAACGCAGCGACCGCGAGCAGGTCATCGCCCATTGGGCCGGCCTCTACGCCCAGCGCCTGGCGCATTATTGCCTGCAGGCGCCGCAACAGTGGTTCAACTTTTACCCTTTCTGGAAAACCGATGACGATGCCCACTCTTGA
- a CDS encoding glycosyltransferase family 2 protein, translating into MHNPCAVIPVYNHETAIAAVVQSLLANGLPCVLVDDASSPVCAAVLERLADGERVHLVRLAVNQGKGGAVMSGLREASRLGFSHALQVDADGQHDLGDVKTFIEQSRTHPDAVICGYPQYDESVPKGRLYARYLTHVMVWINSLSLQIRDSMCGFRVYPLPPVLTLIDSANIGKRMDFDSDILVRLAWRNQPMRWLRTRVHYPLDGVSHFRLFHDNVLISSMHTRLFFGMLVRSPLILWRRWRT; encoded by the coding sequence ATGCATAACCCCTGCGCCGTCATCCCGGTCTACAACCACGAAACCGCCATTGCGGCCGTGGTGCAGTCCCTGCTCGCCAACGGCCTGCCCTGCGTGCTGGTGGACGACGCCAGTAGCCCGGTCTGCGCGGCGGTACTGGAGCGGCTGGCCGACGGCGAGCGGGTTCATCTGGTCAGGCTGGCGGTCAATCAAGGCAAGGGTGGCGCTGTGATGTCCGGTCTGCGCGAGGCTTCGCGCCTGGGCTTCAGCCATGCCTTGCAGGTCGATGCCGACGGGCAACACGATCTGGGCGACGTGAAAACCTTCATCGAGCAATCCCGTACTCACCCGGATGCGGTGATCTGCGGTTATCCGCAATACGATGAGAGCGTGCCCAAAGGCCGCTTGTATGCACGCTACCTGACGCATGTCATGGTCTGGATCAACAGCCTGTCCCTGCAAATCCGCGACTCCATGTGCGGCTTTCGGGTCTACCCCTTGCCACCGGTACTGACGCTGATCGATTCGGCGAACATTGGCAAGCGCATGGATTTCGACTCCGACATCCTGGTACGCCTGGCCTGGCGCAATCAGCCGATGCGCTGGTTGCGTACCCGGGTTCACTACCCCTTGGACGGGGTTTCGCACTTCCGCCTGTTCCACGACAACGTGCTGATTTCCAGCATGCACACCCGGTTGTTCTTCGGCATGCTGGTGCGCTCTCCCCTGATTCTCTGGCGACGGTGGCGAACATGA
- a CDS encoding AMP-binding protein translates to MNWITLEQILLSAQPERAVAVDPALSHSQLRDAALSLAAGLQTRGVRRVAVHLEDAADLAVALLGAWRAGASVLLPADLQTQTRQRWSSDVDLWLTDEPTDIRPDDLRQAPLEAAELDLDQCKLSLCTSGSSGEPKRIEKTLRQLSNEVQALEQLWGAGLGPACMIGSVATQHIYGLLFRVLWPLCAGRTFVRRQLAFPEDLQRASRPYPAFAWVASPALLKRMGNNLDWPALSCVRQVFSSGGALPTEAAQSLHQRLGQWPTEIFGSSETGGIAWRQGGGLWQPFADVKLSQDSDGALLVTSPYLPVDHVEHTADAARIAEDGRFELLGRLDRIVKLEEKRISLPMLEQALMAHDWVSEARLGVVQENRASLGALLVLSESGLHALRNLGRRAVTDTLRRHLSEHCETLALPRRWRWLRQLPLNAQGKLPQAAVEALLMAARPKAPQVLEQIETDGQWSLQLVVPPDLAYFSGHFPTAPVLPGVVQVDWALSLGRQLMDLPPRFVGMEVLKFQQLVRPGDEIQLHLRFDRERGKLYFAYRNDTAACSSGRIVLGVAND, encoded by the coding sequence ATGAATTGGATAACACTTGAGCAGATATTGCTCAGCGCCCAGCCGGAACGTGCTGTGGCCGTCGACCCGGCCCTGAGCCACTCGCAGCTGCGAGACGCGGCGCTGAGCCTGGCCGCCGGTCTGCAGACTCGAGGCGTACGGCGGGTGGCGGTGCATCTGGAAGATGCCGCCGACCTGGCGGTGGCCCTGCTCGGCGCCTGGCGTGCCGGGGCCAGCGTCCTGCTCCCGGCCGACCTGCAGACCCAGACCCGCCAGCGCTGGTCGTCGGACGTTGACCTGTGGTTGACCGATGAGCCCACGGACATCCGTCCCGATGACCTGCGACAAGCCCCCCTGGAGGCTGCTGAACTGGACCTCGACCAGTGCAAACTGAGCCTGTGCACCTCCGGGTCAAGCGGCGAGCCCAAGCGCATCGAGAAAACCCTGCGTCAGTTGAGTAACGAAGTCCAGGCTTTGGAGCAATTGTGGGGCGCCGGCCTGGGCCCGGCCTGCATGATCGGCAGCGTTGCCACCCAGCATATCTACGGCCTGCTGTTCCGGGTGCTGTGGCCGCTGTGCGCCGGGCGTACATTCGTACGCCGGCAACTGGCTTTTCCCGAAGACCTGCAACGCGCCAGCCGCCCGTACCCGGCTTTTGCCTGGGTCGCCAGCCCGGCCTTGCTCAAGCGCATGGGCAATAACCTCGACTGGCCAGCATTAAGCTGTGTACGCCAGGTATTTTCCTCCGGTGGAGCCTTGCCGACCGAGGCTGCCCAAAGCCTGCACCAGCGACTGGGGCAATGGCCGACGGAGATCTTTGGCAGCTCGGAAACCGGCGGCATCGCCTGGCGTCAGGGCGGCGGATTATGGCAGCCGTTTGCCGACGTAAAGCTGAGCCAGGACAGCGACGGCGCGTTGCTGGTCACCTCGCCCTATCTGCCGGTCGACCACGTGGAACACACCGCCGACGCGGCACGGATCGCCGAGGATGGACGCTTTGAACTGCTCGGACGACTGGACCGCATCGTCAAGCTTGAAGAAAAACGCATTTCACTGCCCATGCTGGAACAGGCGTTGATGGCCCACGACTGGGTCAGCGAAGCACGGCTAGGGGTGGTCCAGGAAAATCGCGCCTCCCTCGGGGCGCTGCTGGTGCTGAGCGAAAGCGGCCTGCACGCCTTGCGCAACCTGGGCCGACGCGCCGTGACCGACACCTTGCGTCGTCACTTGAGCGAGCACTGCGAAACGCTCGCCTTGCCTCGGCGCTGGCGCTGGCTGCGGCAGTTGCCGCTCAACGCCCAAGGCAAACTGCCCCAGGCCGCGGTCGAAGCCCTGCTGATGGCTGCGCGCCCCAAAGCCCCGCAAGTGCTCGAACAAATCGAAACCGACGGACAATGGAGCCTGCAACTGGTGGTGCCTCCAGACCTGGCTTATTTCAGCGGCCACTTTCCCACCGCACCGGTACTGCCCGGTGTGGTACAGGTCGATTGGGCCTTGAGCCTGGGCCGACAACTGATGGACTTGCCGCCGCGGTTTGTTGGCATGGAAGTGCTGAAATTCCAGCAACTGGTGCGCCCCGGCGATGAAATCCAGCTGCACCTGCGCTTCGACCGCGAGCGCGGCAAGCTGTACTTCGCTTATCGCAATGACACGGCGGCCTGTTCCAGCGGGCGGATTGTCCTGGGGGTGGCCAATGACTGA
- a CDS encoding acyl carrier protein, whose translation MQTRDDIFNTLRDALVELFELDPERVTLESNLYQDLEIDSIDAVDLIDHIKRQTGKKIAAEEFKSVRTVKDVVEAVYRLVQPAA comes from the coding sequence ATGCAAACTCGTGACGACATTTTCAACACCCTGCGCGATGCCTTGGTCGAGCTTTTCGAACTGGACCCTGAGCGCGTGACGCTGGAGTCGAACCTGTACCAGGACCTGGAAATCGACAGCATCGACGCGGTCGACCTGATCGACCACATCAAGCGCCAGACCGGCAAGAAAATCGCCGCCGAAGAATTCAAGTCGGTACGCACCGTCAAGGACGTGGTCGAGGCGGTCTATCGACTGGTTCAACCGGCCGCATGA
- a CDS encoding phosphopantetheine-binding protein, protein MSDLYRDIKQLIIDALGLEDISTDDIGDHQTLFGEGLGLDSVDALELGLAIQKQYGIKIDADAKDTRNHFSNVASLAAFVTAKRVA, encoded by the coding sequence ATGAGCGATCTGTACCGTGACATCAAACAGCTGATCATCGACGCCCTCGGCCTGGAGGACATCAGTACCGACGACATCGGCGACCACCAGACCCTGTTTGGCGAAGGCCTGGGCCTGGACTCGGTGGATGCCCTGGAGCTTGGCCTAGCGATCCAGAAACAGTACGGCATCAAGATCGATGCCGACGCCAAGGACACCCGCAACCATTTCAGCAATGTGGCAAGCCTTGCGGCCTTCGTCACTGCAAAACGCGTAGCCTGA